A window of Flavobacterium flavigenum contains these coding sequences:
- a CDS encoding family 43 glycosylhydrolase, producing the protein MKIKKTYPVLMMTILALSFITNVNAQKNNIKNDIFWNTKDGKPLNSQGGGIFKFSKPVDGIQRYYWYGVQYEEADMYRNAPYITLPNATFKSVTCYSSTDLVKWTFEGDVVTKDDVNKSGKTWVGRLGVAFVKEMNKYAMFVQHGNEVLIMLADSPTGRFVWHQKINMEKMIGTSNTGDQTVFTDEDTGKSYLIYSYGKGRNKIYVSEIGVKEGKVNLLDCTQIFKGESREGNCMFKYQNKYYMYASNIYGWDASFAYYLVADDIRGPYLPNNEMLVTNGASDDFAHVSQTGFFFSVKGSKQETILYCGDRWANFAGNGLGYNQWCPMSFDGQTPYFNSLNSWHIDAKTGEWKVAKDNNYVKNGSFEADRRHIPSPVKPIQTELTGWTNEVIEGNKISLDTLTSPVINYFNTENDRKIVIGEKSLNITDKVDFKRKTFQTIISSPYVKLEDGLYTLTAKVRNTKGFKNLEMYALSNDKKLQYDFKNENISWKTIVIKNIPVKNGKVEIGFLSYGEANASCQVDDVSLVKK; encoded by the coding sequence ATGAAAATTAAAAAAACATACCCTGTTTTAATGATGACTATTTTGGCTTTAAGTTTCATTACTAATGTTAATGCCCAAAAAAACAATATCAAAAATGATATTTTCTGGAATACCAAAGACGGAAAACCATTAAACAGTCAGGGTGGAGGTATTTTTAAATTTTCAAAGCCGGTTGATGGAATACAAAGGTATTATTGGTACGGTGTTCAGTATGAAGAAGCTGATATGTACAGAAATGCGCCCTATATCACTTTACCCAATGCTACATTTAAATCGGTTACTTGTTATAGTTCTACAGATTTAGTTAAATGGACATTTGAAGGGGATGTTGTTACCAAAGATGATGTGAATAAGTCAGGCAAAACCTGGGTTGGGCGTTTAGGAGTAGCCTTTGTTAAAGAAATGAATAAGTATGCTATGTTTGTTCAGCATGGAAATGAAGTGTTGATTATGCTTGCAGATTCTCCAACAGGAAGATTTGTCTGGCATCAGAAAATAAACATGGAAAAAATGATCGGAACGAGCAATACGGGTGATCAGACCGTATTTACCGATGAAGACACCGGAAAATCCTATTTAATTTATTCTTATGGAAAGGGAAGAAACAAAATTTATGTTTCTGAAATTGGTGTTAAAGAAGGCAAAGTAAATCTTTTAGACTGTACGCAGATTTTTAAGGGAGAAAGCCGTGAAGGGAATTGTATGTTTAAATATCAAAATAAATATTACATGTATGCATCTAATATTTATGGCTGGGATGCTTCGTTTGCCTATTATTTAGTTGCCGATGATATCAGAGGGCCGTATCTGCCTAACAACGAAATGCTGGTAACCAATGGTGCCTCAGATGATTTTGCACATGTTTCGCAAACTGGTTTTTTCTTTTCTGTAAAAGGAAGCAAACAGGAAACTATACTATATTGTGGCGATCGATGGGCTAATTTTGCAGGAAATGGCTTAGGGTATAATCAATGGTGCCCGATGTCATTCGATGGACAAACACCTTATTTTAATTCGCTAAATTCATGGCACATCGATGCTAAAACAGGCGAATGGAAAGTAGCAAAAGATAATAATTACGTCAAAAACGGAAGTTTCGAAGCTGATCGCAGGCATATTCCAAGTCCTGTTAAACCTATTCAAACAGAATTAACCGGATGGACGAATGAGGTAATCGAAGGAAACAAAATTAGCCTGGATACGCTGACTTCTCCGGTAATCAATTACTTTAATACTGAAAACGACAGAAAGATAGTAATAGGCGAAAAAAGCTTAAATATTACCGATAAGGTTGATTTTAAACGAAAAACTTTTCAAACCATAATTTCTTCACCTTATGTAAAATTAGAAGATGGATTATATACGCTTACAGCCAAAGTTAGAAACACAAAAGGTTTTAAGAACCTGGAAATGTATGCTTTGAGCAACGACAAAAAACTCCAATATGATTTCAAAAATGAAAATATATCATGGAAAACAATTGTGATAAAAAATATTCCGGTTAAGAATGGCAAAGTTGAAATTGGTTTCCTTTCTTATGGTGAAGCAAATGCTTCCTGTCAGGTTGATGATGTTTCATTAGTTAAAAAATAA